GTGGCTAGAGACGGCCAGGcacggccgccggtacgattttcctcccggcacccattggtacctatataaattcttccaaaataattaccacccttcttattttccggaacaacccttcttattcaacaaaaaataagttcttaactTGTTTCTGGAACACAACCTTAGAATACCTCCATTAACATGataaaacatttcttttttatattctAATCGTTCTTTATCTATAAATTATTAATGTCTTTTTTTCCGATCACTCAGTCGACGGCTCAGATCACCTTTCAAAGAGTCAAAGGGGGCTCCACTCAAAGTACTGGGGATTACATAACTCAACCAGTAAGGACACTGCAAGTGTATCATTCTAGAGCCAAACGAGGTGAAGAGAAAATAGAATAgctttctaaaatctaaaaaaacatACCTAAATATAAACAGAAAAATCGAAACAAATACTCCTAAGAATTTATTTAGTGAAACCAAAGATAGCAAAAGCTTAGAAAAACTGGTCATTACGTACTTATTGATGGTACACTCTATTAGTCGATGTGTGCGTAAATTGATCCAAacatttgaatttaaaaaaaaaaatcaaattttttattttttataatactACTTATCAGTTGGGCACACTATTGACTTGGTGTTATGGTAACCATGGCACAACTGCCCCCAGATGTGCGAGATGAAAAAACAATTGTTATAAATTATTACTTCTTATGTAATTGGTCCGTTATTTAGATAAATAATAGTAAGTTATATAATATAAATGGTAATACTTTTTGTATAAattatagattttgtttgatggATCTCGGTTGATTATAGTGattaaagttttcaaaattacgtaaatcaatataaataataaaatctaaactaaaagtgacacaaactttaaaaaaatgatttaccAAGATGGGAGAGTATTTCTTTTTGGATCACTTTTATCTCAGGAAACTGACCATCCCTCcgattttctccaaaattaaatCTCGTTTTGAGCTCATTTTAATGATCGAAAATTCGAAATCGTGAATTTGTAAAGCTCATTGAGAAGTTCTAATAAGAAACCATGAACTAATATTAATtgatatgtatttattttaaataaatatgtTCGGATTTGGTGTCCTCGTATGTTTTTGTCAATAGATAAATTCCATTAAAAAACATATGACAACAGTTTTCGATGGActttataaaatgaacaatttcaatGATCACGCTAAAACGCAAAACTTGACTGGTCCAATTTTAAATAAGAAACAATTTCGATTTTGAAAATTCGAAATTGTGAATTTGTAAAGCGCATCGAGAACTTCTaataaaaaaaccctaaactaATATTAATTGATAcgtatttattttaaataaatatgtTTGGATTTGGTGTCCTCATATGTTTTTGTCAAGATAAATTTCATTACAAAATATATAACAACAGTTTTCGATACATTTTataaaatgaagaacaatttcGATGATCATGCTAAAATGCTAAATTGGACCGGTCCAATTTTCTTCGAAAGAGGGGTGGGGTTCTTTTATCTTATGGAGACATGTAATTGTGTGCTAACCATGGTAAGGTTTAAACCAAACCCATCTTTCAGCCTCCCTATAAAACCCCCCACACTCCCACTTGGCTCGCTTCATCTCTTTGAGTAGTGCCTAAGTTAACCGCGGGTGAAGGATTGcaagcttagagagagaaagaggagggcaCGCACTGTCGAAGATTGGTTCTTCGACAGAGGTTAGAATTTTGTGCATTCAATCATTAACTTTAATTTTGAATTGAATCTTGTTGGTCTTTTGTAGTTGTAGTGTTGATCCTCTTCTTTTCTGGGTATGGTTGAATGATTCAATCTGCTGAGTCCAATGatcattttcattgaaaatcaaGTTGGGTTTTTGTTCTTGCGGTTGGATGATTGATTTCTTCCTGTTGAAAGCCATAATTGTATCTCTTTTGAGTATCTTTTGATctttgtgtgggtgtgtgtgggTCGGTTCTTCGGAATTGATGGTGaagctgcttttttttttttttttttttaaataaatattttataacAGTGTGATGGTTTGTGTCTGTAACTACGAAACGATGAATTGATCTTCGCTTCGCTCTGTGATTAGACTTTCTATCTGTAAATGTTCAGGTCAAGGGGAAGTCAATGAAGGTCATGACTTTCTATCTGTAAATGTTTATGGCGTGAAATTTAGGGATTTCTTGCTTAGTTCATCGATGTTCTATGCTAGTTTCTTCTGTGCAATGGATCAAGGGTTCGTGGGTTTTTGTGGGTGTTGTAGGGTTTGTAACTCTGTACGGTTGGTTTGGGGGGGCACAAAGATTATACACCTACGCATTAAGTATGCAAACATATGATTGTATATGGGATTGTGACAATATACATTAAGTGCGTAAGATTGTGTATCTGCTTTCACATGTGATGTATTCAAATGACATCTAACTACACTTAGGAAGCTTTGACCTAgaattttattgcatttttgTTTGTGAGAGCCGGTAAATGTAGAACTGATCTTCTCACATTAGAAAGATGCCAGCATGAATTTACAATTTGTGGGCTTTCTGGCCCTTGATTTGGGTTTGCGTATTccaatttgatcaatgaatgcTGAGACTTTGTGATTTACTTTAACTCTATGATAAGCGTTGATAAAAGTTAATTTCTTACCTTTATCGAACCATGGATCTGATTGTTATTTTGTCTTGGTCACCTAGCCAACACctaagttttgttttctttgtctgATTGAGTATTGAACCTTTTCTTAGCTTTTAACGTGCTTTGTTTTCTCTATCTGTGAGTATTTACGACAACCGTGGGACTCAATAGTAAATGATATTGCACTCTCAATCTATGCAGAGACAGGTGTTGGACTGCAATTTTATTCTTCTCACTTGAAACTGGGTCATGTGTCCTCTGGCACCTGTTCCTCCTCCTGCTAATATTGGTTTATATTGGACTGATGAAGAGATCTTTACGTCTTTGGAGAGACTAACAAAGGGATCCTCTATCCCTGAAAATGTCCTTATAGATGTTAATCCTTACCAGCACAGCCCCTCAAATTTACCTGGTTAGTTTCATTGAAGATCTTGATGGTTGAATACAAGTTCATACTTTTGTTATTTATGACATCTGTCTCTGTGATTTCGGTAGTAAGTTTCAATTACGGTGTTGGTGATTCTGACAAATTTCACTGTTGCATTATCTTTGTTCTTTTGTGTCTTCTTGTCTCATTGTCCTCATCAAGattgattttctctcttttgtatccTCATTTATTAAGTTCCGTACTTCTTTGATTAATAGTCTAGATCTAGATGCTGTAACTTGTAATCGTAATCTAAGTACTTTCATCATTTCCATAAAGAGACTAATGGTTTGCAGACATTATTGGTTGGCTCATGTAATTGGGCCACACTTCCAATTTCCAATAGTTATCATTTTCTGTTTTAAATTGATTTGGAAGAGTTGAAACCAGAGATATGGGTTCTCATTTCCGATATGACGTAGTGCATATTTGGAACATAAGCACACATAGCTACATCTTATATTTTtattgataagattttttttttcaaaatttgagttttaaagCTTTAAAACAAGTAGCTGTAGGGAGAATGGAAATAGCATCATTgtcaaaatgaaaaaactaTATCCCAATTAggtgcttatcaaaaaaactaTAATTTGATATATGGTTCTGATAAAGTACCAGGCCATCTATGATCATCTCTACTGTCCAAAAGATAATGAACTTGAGGTGATTTGTTCTTCAAGTTATCAAGGATATTCTTCAGGTTCAGATTTACATATTTTGGTTGCTTCAATGCCAATAAGATTTACAGATTCGACACTTTATTTGGGAATTCGGATACTACAAATTCTAGGGTCAGCATGAATATAATCTAATGAATGTTACGATTTTGGGTGGTATATGCAGAGGACTTTTGGTACTTCATGCGGGCAGAGCAGAAAAAGGATTCAGAACACGGATCCTGGAATGCCAGAGGTGAGGCCAATCAGATATTTGGAAACTCTAGCATCACCGGTTGGAGGACTACACTTGAATTTTATGATCATGGACAAAGAACTGATTGGGTGATGCAAGAGTACCATATTAATCCTAAAGGACACCGCAGTAATGGCAACTCAAAGGTAAATCACACTATATGCTATCActttatgttatttttctgacatttttcttttgttttcatcATTAATCCCACCTGCCAGTCAATTGCCGGTTTGGTTGGACAATGCAGGTGTCAGGTTTATTATGCAGAGTCTTCCTTAGTGGTCCAAACCCAGAAGTTCGGCGCAAATTAGGAGGCTTGGAAAATTCTGAGGGAAACCGCCTTCATCCAAGATCATCATCTCTTCTTATCCAAGAGCCTGGCAGTACCACTGGACAGGGTTCCACGAGTGAGTCCCAGGTATATCAAGCTTGGATCACCTCTTTTTCAACTTGTGTGGTGAATGTATTTATGCTTAGATATTCACTTATTGGTTTGCTCCTGTCTGATATTGTGTTTTTGGCTGcgtattttttgcatttttggctTCAGCTTAGAGTTCCAACTTTTAGCTTTTTCATTGAGATTGCAATAAGCGTATCACCAGAAGTATGTATATGGATTTGACTTGTCTTTATCAACTCTTCCACTTGCTTATCGGTTGGATTAAGTAATTGTCTGGACAAATGTAACTGCACTCTAGATTGTCATATGGCTCCAGTATTGGATCACTTTGGTCAGTACTAATCTCCTGCATACCGGGAAATTTTTTACCTACAATAGCATCAGGACTAGTGTAATAATCCCTAAATATGAGATTAGCCACAAAATTTGGTCTTGGTCGGTTATCTGGATCAAAGCCTTCTATTGGGCTACTAATCTGAGGGGACGTCATATCCCATGTTCTGTTGAAACTTACGCATTCAGGATTAAATATCCAATTGATATGATATTGTACACAATATGGGATATACAATATATCGGAGGATGTTGCCCAGTTAATTATTAATCTTATGGGATTGCTTATCTTATGGGATTAGATTTCCTTTCAGTATTGGTCCAGTCAAACAAAGCAGGGCCTATGTTGTTTATGTTGGATTTATGGGGTTTGCAAAATTCTAACTTGCATTTAACTACTTATAGGCAAGGGGCAGGGATGACAATATGAGACCGTTGGCTGAAAATGGGGGACATGTTGATATTCTCATCGAAAACATGTTTGACATGGGTGACTActtggagttggatgatcttccTGATGGAGAATCACGGTCTTCCAGTTCGGACAACACAAGTTGTGTGACCATTTCATCAGAGGAATGTTTTGATTCGCTGGCCCTCTTACAAGACATAGAAGAAGATGAATTTAATCGACAAGAGCAGGGTAAGGATGCCAATTTCAAGTTCAGTGTGGCTGCCTCAGCCAGACCAACCGAAGTGGTTATCCGTCCAGCAAATTTAGGTATGGTCCAGATTTttaaaatctattttcctgtgtAGCAATGGCTATCAGTCTCTTTATTTCCTTGCTTTCTGCTTTGCTAGCCCTGCAAAGATGTTGTAAATAAGGAATACTAGAAGTCTAGATCAGATAAGCACTGGGGAGCTAAAATAATGTTGATCTCCTTTGGCCTAGACCTGTAATTTCTTTTGGTATTTGACTTTCCATAAGAAAATGTAATTTAGGAGTATGGAAAATATCTCACAACTTAATGAACAGAATTTAACAAGAAATGTCAATAGCCCTCACCAATCGGACTTCGATGTTTATATTGATCTATGTCCCTCCCTTTTTGTGAGTTTGATTGTTACATACTTACGTGAATAGTATCCAGTCATTGCCCTTGGCATTGCCTAAATGTTATTGGGTTTGTTGATTATCAATCATAAAAACTTGCCATGACATTGCCTATGGCTGTGTTTGGACTTCGGATTAAGGATTTGGTGGTggacaaagaaaaggaaagctAATAGATCTGACAGTTGAgttttaatcttttttctttctttgtcttttCCGTTCGCAAATCCCTCCCTTGTTGGCTGAGTGAAACTGTTTCTTAAAAAAAGTTGGGTTTGTTCAAGTGGATCTCATTAGTTCGACAGCAGCAGTACCCCATTGTCCTTTGTCCTATAAGTTTGTTTCCGTATATGATATGCTGATGTATAACAGGAGTATATTCCGTGAACTCTTAGACATTTGAAATTGGGAAACATTTTTCTAAAACTTCTGCTTTGCAGGATCTCTTATTAGCAGCAATGGAAGGCAGCCACCTGATGGGTATGCAGACAAGAAAGTCCCGGAAAAAATGGATCTAAAGAATGCtatcaaaatccaaaaggtgGAAAGTAGAAACGTAGGTACATCCAATTCCCGTAATGTGGCGTCATCATCCAGCAGTCATAAAGCAGTCCCAGAAGGGGAAGAGGATGCTCgagttaaaaaaatgaaaaaactaaGGAATAAGTATCTGTGTTTCATGCCATTTTAGATCCACATTATCCATTGatcccagaaaaaaaaaaaaaaaaattctcattatTCTGGCTATAGGGGTGTGTAAAATAGGCGCAATATTTAAGTAGATCAACACTGGTGATAAGCAGTCTGTTCTAAGGAGGTTCTTCCAGTTATGGGTTATATTGTTCAGCTGATACACTGAGTAGTCTAGGGTCAGAAACAGAGGAAAAGGCTCAGATAGAACTGGGAGATTGACATTGATTTTCTTATGAATTGGGGATTTAAGGTAGAGAAGAGGAGGTTGGAAAACAAGGGAGGAAAGTCATTGGTATACTAGTGTAAGTTCTAAGGTATTCTGACTCTGGAGGAGGGTTTGTTTTCGTACCTCGTTTGATCATCAAATGTAACATCACATGATTCATCCTCAGAAAAAATGATGTTTATATTATATCGTGATTACCATTGTATGTATCCATTGTTGTGCTTCAGTTTGACTGTGCAAACATTTCTTGAACTTATTTTTGTGGCAACTTATTTAACTGTATTTTGTTTCCAATAGATTTATTGTGTAAAATCCCCCTGTTATGTGATACTGAATTTTACTGTAGTACAGGATCAAGCTTTTTCCCAGTGGTTGTATTGCATTGATTGGAAGATTTTTTAGGTTTCTAAGCTGAGGATAAATGCGGGACCCGACCCACGTTGGCATTGGGCCACATATGGGTTGAGTTCAGGGTATCTTGGGGTTGGTCAACTTGGTCTCCACCAGACGAAGGCCAGCTAGGGGGCATTACCATTTAGCAGGATCAGGTCGAGAACTAGTCTAAGAATAGTGAAGAAAGTTGGTCGACAATTAGGTCTAAGGGAAGCTCGGTGGGCTAGATGGTAATTACCTGAGCTGGTACACCACCGTACCATCATTGGCGTAGCCTTGCTAGACTAGCTGGGCGAATGGCGGTTGAAGAGAGACACGGGAAAGCTGGAGAGCGACATGAAAATCGAAAAATCTAGAAAGACGGTTAGTGGATTAGGGGCGTGAGGAGTTGAAGGTTTGGAAAACGGATTGTAGCTCAAAAGCTGAAGCAAGCACCCCTTTGCATGTTCTCTGCTAAAGAGGAGATCTCTTTTCAAGGTAAGACGGGTATAGAACTGTTTTCCACAAAAAGTGTCAAACCAAATTGGCTAGGAATTGCGGGCGTGTTGAGGCAGAATTGCTGCCCAAATTTGTATCAAGGCTTGGAAGCCTCAATCTGACTTTTAACTggacgaaagtgcacggcctaagagcgttgttagaaaatggaaagaaaagtagaataaggcctaaaacagaattAAAAGGACTTTATTAATGGTTTAACAAAGTCTGGTtataaggaaatgaaataaaatttaggcttggctagattgaacgggaaagtaaatataattgaaagataaattggataagccgtgggcttgatggtcgtggacaTTTGCCAATGCTTTCAactctagtatttataggcagaagtTCCAGGTCTTCAGCTGCTTCAAATGCTtcaatgcatggctgccatgtggcTCTCTTGAGCTGCTTCAACACTCAAGCTACTGCTTAAATGGACATCATCTGGGCCCACCAATGCTGAAGACCGAGACTTCTCCAGGCCTTCCCATTATATTGGTCCCTCTATTGTGGGCCCTTAATTTCTCTAAGTTTGATTTCTtatggaagaagaatcaagaaacAAAGGATCAACTAGACCTaggtgagctgcttgtgagtagcttgcttaggtctgcatgagtCATTTGCCGACAGCTCCAATGGCTGCATGTACGTCACCTGTCCttggccttgcttcatgctgaaggatGGTGGCCACTCAAACTTTGAGCTGTTTGTGAGCAGCTTGTCCAGACCTACtcagcaagaacattctaggcctttgagctgcttgtgagcagcagCTTGTCCAGACTTAcccagcaagaacattctaggccttttgagctgcttgtgagaaGCTTAAGGCTTTTTCTTGCCAATTAAAGGCCATATGTGACGTTTTTTCAAGAAGTAGGCCATCTATTACTTGGCCCTGAACTTGAGGAGTATCATAGGCTTCTTCTCTTTGTAAGCCATGCGAGCCCAAGTCtggaaagaaaacttgggcTTTAACTGATTTAGGCCCACTTAGAAGACcttattatttctaagaattGGCCTAGACCTAGACAAAACACTCAAAGGTCTAGTGGGTCAACCCAAGTTTTCGCCCAATCTTGGACTTGGGCTTGTGATAACGAAATTTTAGACATTAATTTGACCCAAGCCTTTGCAAAACTCAATTTAGTCAATGGCTTCCAAACCGGTCCTATTTCGTGGGCAACTGGTTATAAGGCTTTTCAAGGCCAGAGACCGACTTTCAAGGCCACATTTTAACccataaattcattttttgattttggccaaaaatgggtgtaaacaagaACCATACGTGCAAGGTGCGCAACCGAAATGTAAAAGTTACCGTCCATCGAATAAGTCAACCCGTATCGAGTAAGTCAACAATTACTAACAGGAGTTAAATACTCATATAAGGATCTCTGAGTATACAATTAGTCAAAGTGACAGATTAAacgagtgattattcagtgctctgGGGCAGTGTTTTgaaagttggccgcctaggCCGATTAGTTCCCATTTAGGCGTTAGGCGGTGGTCCAACGCATAGATTAGGCAGCCGACTAGTCGGGCGTTTAGTCCCCGCCTAAGCGCTAGGCGCCTCTTTTCCGCCCCACAAGCGCCTAGCGATTTCTAAAACATTGCTCAGGGGTAATTAAACAttcgaaaaatctatgagtaccgaccattgggggagagaaaacgtaccgacggccgccggcgggccgtctccggccaccggacggccgatccgagccgttcaaaaattctaaaaaataaaaccgagggggtcaacgcgagaatcaagggcatccgaggtgtttagggtgcttgatcaaagcacccttttttcgtgtatatatgtacacacacatatatacacgaaaaaagggtgctttgatcaagcaccctaaacacctcggatgcccttgattcccgcgttgaccccctcggttttattttttagaatttttgaacggctcggatcggccgtccggtggccggagacggcccgccggcggccgtcggtacgttttccctccccgtggtcggtacatatagcaacactcttaAACATTGCTTTCCGtacgttttataaaatggactGTATACTGGACTTGGGGAGAGACAAAGATTATACCTAACATTAGCCCAAAACAATTCCTATTTCGTTATTTTTTATAGCCCAAGTATTATGGGCCCAAACATGCGGACTATAGGAATGGAAAAGTTCTTTAATACTAGTACTTCATAGAATATTAATCATCATTTAGGGAACGACAATAACGAGACGCTACATCAATCATgtcaaaatttgcattttcttgACTAAACCTAATAAAAcctcaaccaaaacaaaatgatcCTATAATGGGGAAGAAGACgaaatgaaaatcaaatttGGCATCAAAATTTGAGCCTTTTAGCGAGCTTCTCCAACCTTGGTTTCAAATGTGTGgatgtaatttttttggaaagatttaTGCGAGAATTTGACAAGTAGAATTTGGCATCTCTAATATACTCACTCCAACCAATATGCAAAATTTCATACTTAAGTATATTTTCACTTTAATTTTAAGTAGAAAAATGCTATAAACAGCCCACTGAGTTGTTGTTAaggttcaaaaaatatattgaaataAGTAAAAAGTGTGTGAAAGTGCACTGGAacatgtgtttttttgttttttttctttgtttattgatAGCTTAGTGGATTGTCAATAgaatgacctttttttttttttttttgaagcttatGTGGCATTTGGACACCATAAAACCTTTATCTCCAACCTTGATGTCCAATTCTAAGTATTAATGTACAAACACCAACTTGTTTAATTCCAAAATGCCAAATGTAGATTTGGCATGAGGAGTCAAATTTGAAGCAAACGGCTGTCGAGCCAGATCCACGTTGGATTCGTCACTCCATTTGACATCATGGTTGGATCAAAGTAGGATGCCAAAAGTTGCTGTTTCTACGCCGCGTTAAATTTGAAgccatgggttggagatgctcgtAACGGTCAATTAAGTTAGGTTTAGCCGCTGTTATTACCGGACAAGGTTATGGATATCGTACCGGCTAGAGTACTGGTTTTCTTACTAGTATGGTACATACTGGTACCGGTGAGATActgggtacc
The sequence above is drawn from the Rhododendron vialii isolate Sample 1 chromosome 6a, ASM3025357v1 genome and encodes:
- the LOC131331074 gene encoding NAC domain-containing protein 4-like; this encodes MCPLAPVPPPANIGLYWTDEEIFTSLERLTKGSSIPENVLIDVNPYQHSPSNLPEDFWYFMRAEQKKDSEHGSWNARGEANQIFGNSSITGWRTTLEFYDHGQRTDWVMQEYHINPKGHRSNGNSKVSGLLCRVFLSGPNPEVRRKLGGLENSEGNRLHPRSSSLLIQEPGSTTGQGSTSESQARGRDDNMRPLAENGGHVDILIENMFDMGDYLELDDLPDGESRSSSSDNTSCVTISSEECFDSLALLQDIEEDEFNRQEQGKDANFKFSVAASARPTEVVIRPANLGSLISSNGRQPPDGYADKKVPEKMDLKNAIKIQKVESRNVGTSNSRNVASSSSSHKAVPEGEEDARVKKMKKLRNKYLCFMPF